The sequence CCGTTGAATTGATACGCTGGCGTACTTAGCCTGTAAATCGCACATCAGGGAACGCATACATGCGATGTCCGCACAGCGGGCCGCAGAGTGTCGGTAATTCGCAAATGGTCTCGAAATATCGAGATAGTCGGCCACGCACCGGAAGCAGGGCCGTACCTCCGCTCGCTTGACACATTAGTTCACTACTATACCATCTTTGAAAACAATGACGGCCCAGCCTGCAGCTCGCGGGTTGCTGCCGCAGAAGCGCATCTGGGACGACTATGAAAATCATTCTTGTGCGCCACGGCCGGCCGGACGAGAACGATTCCACGAACCCCGGCGATCCGCCCTTGAACAACGATGGACGGCGGCAGGCGGACGCCATCGCCGATCTTCTCAGTCTGGAAGCCATCGACCGCATCGTCGCGAGCCCGTTGCAGCGCGCACGGCAAACGGCGGAGCCGCTGGCGCAACGCCTCGCCCGGCCAGTCGACGTTGTCGATGGCTGGGCCGAGGCTGACCGGTTCGGCGCACGATATCGCTCCATCGAAACGCTGCGCAGTTTGGGGCAGGCAGAATGGAAGCGCTTCCTGACGGACCCGATCCGCTACCTCGGAGGAGATCCCGATCGTTTCCAGGCCGAGGTCCTGGGCGCCCTCAGGACCATCGCAGCCGAAGGCCACGCAAGGCAGAAGGTCGCGATCTTCACTCACGGCATGCCCATCAACCTCGTGCTCTCGCAGGCACTCGCGTTGAACGGCTTCGTGCATTTCCTTCCAGGTTACGGCTCGGTCACCCGCCTGCGCCTGCGCAGCGACGGAAGCATCGGCATCATCAGCATCAACGAGAGCGGTCACCACGCACTCGCGACGCCAATGGCATTAACAGGCCCATGAGGAGTTTCACGTGATTTCGCTCGAACTAAGCGAGGAACAGGAGATCGCCCGCTCCGCCGCCTCCGGCCTGGCGCGATCCTCGCTCGCGCCTGCGGCCCGCGCCGCCGATGAAGCCGCGCAAATCCATTCCTCCACCCTCAAGGACGCTTGGGCGCTGGGCATCGTGCAGGCGATTGCCGACCCCGCGTTTCGGACGATGGAGCAGCCGACTGTCCTGAACGCGCTGGTCCTCGAGGAACTCGCGACCGGCGACGCAACCGTGGCGACTGCCATCGCCGCGTCCGTCGGCTTCGCCAAGGCCGTCGCCGAGCAGGGATCCAATCGGCAGCGCGATGAATTGCTCCCATCGTTCGTCTCGGATACCCCGCGGTTCGCCGCAGTGATCGAGCTCGACGCCGCCTTGCCTGAGAACACTGCGGCGAAAGCCAGCGTCACGCGAACAGCCGATGGATTTCGGCTGGAAGGCGGCGCGCCGATGGTGCTGCTCACAAAGCAGAGCAGCCACCTGCTTGCACTTGTCAGGTACGATGGCTGTGACGAGGCGCTCATTGTGCCACTCGATACCGCCGGCGTGCGCGTCTCGAAAATCGAAGGCACACTTGGGCTACGCGGCCTCGATTGGGCGTCCGTCACGTTTAACGGCGTCACGGTTCCCGCATCAATGCGCCTCGGCGGCTCTGCCGGCGCCAACGTCCAACGTATCCGCGACGCGTCCCGGATCGCCCTCTGCGCGATGCTTTCAGGCCTATCACGCGCCGTGTTCGATTTCGCTCTCCCTTACACTAAGAGCCGCATCGTCCACGGCGAGGCTATCGCTCGCAAGCAGGCCATCGCGTTCAAACTGGCCGACATGCATGTCGCGATCGATGCAATGCGCTGGATGGGACTGAAAGCGGCGGCCGAGTTGGATAGCAATCCCGCAGCGCCGCGCAGCGCGCGCTTGGCGCAGCTTTATGCGAGTGATGCCGCGATGCGCATCGCCGACGAAGGCGTGCAGGTGTTCGGCGGCCACGGCTTCGTCCGGGACCTTCCGCTGGAGATGTGGTACCGGAACGCCCGCTCCCTGTCGGTTCTCGATGGTCTAGTCGGCGCATGACTGCCGGAATTCGGAGACACCCCTGATGATTAGCTTTGAGTTCACCGAGCGCGACCGCCAATTGATCGAAGAGGCGCGTCGTCAGGCAAAGTTGGCGGCCAAATACGCCCGCGATTTCGAGAACGCCGAGGACAGCCTTCTGCCGCACGCCTACCCCGAAGCGGATGGATGCCCCAACGTGCGGGCTCTGCTCGAGGCCTTTGTCCATGAGACCAGTGGCCAGAAGATCATCAACGCGCTCCTGTACCTCGAGGATTGGTATGGTGGCGTTCCACTCCGCGAGCACAGATATTCGCTGGGTAACACCGTGCTGAAGATCGCCGGAACGGCCGAGCAGTATGACCGTTGGCACGACTGGACCATCGCCATCGGATTGACCGAGCCCGTTGGCGGCTCCGATCCGGCTTCGGTGAGGACCACGGCCCGGTATGACCCGGTCAGCCGCAACTGGATCATCAACGGCGAAAAGATTTTCATCACCTATGCCGAAGGATGCGACGCAGTCCTCGTCCTCGCGCGTGTGCTGCACCCGGAGCAGCCGCATCGCCTGTCCACCTTCATCGTCGAAAAGGGCACAGCGGGATTCAATGTCGGCCCTCAGATCCGCAAGATGGGTATCCGCTGGGAGGATACTGCGGCGCTTTCCTTCGTCGATTGCCAGGTTCCGGCCTTCAATCATGTCGACGGTGACCTGAAGAAAACGCTCCAATCATTCAGCGAATCCCGTCCGGTCGTCGCGGCTTACGCGCTGGGCGTCTCGCGGGCCGCGCTCGACTACACTTGGACCCAGCTTCGCAACGCCGGCATCGAGCCCGACTACAACGCGCGGCTGGCCACGCAACCGATGGCCGCCGGCCGCCTGCT comes from Bradyrhizobium diazoefficiens and encodes:
- a CDS encoding histidine phosphatase family protein, which gives rise to MKIILVRHGRPDENDSTNPGDPPLNNDGRRQADAIADLLSLEAIDRIVASPLQRARQTAEPLAQRLARPVDVVDGWAEADRFGARYRSIETLRSLGQAEWKRFLTDPIRYLGGDPDRFQAEVLGALRTIAAEGHARQKVAIFTHGMPINLVLSQALALNGFVHFLPGYGSVTRLRLRSDGSIGIISINESGHHALATPMALTGP
- a CDS encoding acyl-CoA dehydrogenase family protein encodes the protein MISLELSEEQEIARSAASGLARSSLAPAARAADEAAQIHSSTLKDAWALGIVQAIADPAFRTMEQPTVLNALVLEELATGDATVATAIAASVGFAKAVAEQGSNRQRDELLPSFVSDTPRFAAVIELDAALPENTAAKASVTRTADGFRLEGGAPMVLLTKQSSHLLALVRYDGCDEALIVPLDTAGVRVSKIEGTLGLRGLDWASVTFNGVTVPASMRLGGSAGANVQRIRDASRIALCAMLSGLSRAVFDFALPYTKSRIVHGEAIARKQAIAFKLADMHVAIDAMRWMGLKAAAELDSNPAAPRSARLAQLYASDAAMRIADEGVQVFGGHGFVRDLPLEMWYRNARSLSVLDGLVGA
- a CDS encoding acyl-CoA dehydrogenase family protein, with translation MIEEARRQAKLAAKYARDFENAEDSLLPHAYPEADGCPNVRALLEAFVHETSGQKIINALLYLEDWYGGVPLREHRYSLGNTVLKIAGTAEQYDRWHDWTIAIGLTEPVGGSDPASVRTTARYDPVSRNWIINGEKIFITYAEGCDAVLVLARVLHPEQPHRLSTFIVEKGTAGFNVGPQIRKMGIRWEDTAALSFVDCQVPAFNHVDGDLKKTLQSFSESRPVVAAYALGVSRAALDYTWTQLRNAGIEPDYNARLATQPMAAGRLLSLEAEWEATWLTVVRAKWIEQREGPGKVNSSMAKAMGGMLARRVTQACIDVLGAAGLSAAGPLEKLFRDARIFDIYEGTGEIQRLIIARHILGYSPKELN